Proteins from a single region of Candidatus Methanomethylicota archaeon:
- a CDS encoding type II secretion system F family protein, whose translation MWYYALTFIDVVHRYFNWAGRLLLRFYPNIYVDIKSSGIGLHPEIYASIGGFSFVVSIFASIIISYVSIISLLIAYIPFILAFSIFLPVLVFIIAGFILPKALSINNAAGYDQEAPYVFAYMSVMVTGGISPYTAFERLDSAEILFKRFSKAAKRFKLMVRAMGWDPLSAFDDLASRVKSMLIKDVIFGYVATVGAGGDVVDYLIKRSRDVFSGLVVKIKSAGEKMSTLLESYLAASFLLIMTLNVMYMITISIARISIPGINVYSLFFFSYLLMPFLSIMVIYLSDLVQYREPGLIWDPYIVFLSISLPIFIFLSYIAFIPYFYPVSLQPFAWLSARAVWAINSILTYLGVELVYAPAFALSIVLFISLLPSTLYEIFVFRKYSKISSGVVKFLRDMVEVRKTGLSPERCITSLAERDYGYFTKYLREAASKIALGFPLRRVYEDLMARVKVWRANVFLFTLIDAIEVGGGTPETIENLAYFAEMSEAVERERAASIRILLVIPYLGAVILISSIMFMAVYMSTFAVGIVEYHVAVRIIVPATVLNVLFMGLMAGKVSTGVLASGFKHALLLSLLSMAVILTSPRMAMLFGAFGR comes from the coding sequence TTGTGGTATTATGCCTTGACGTTCATTGATGTTGTTCATAGATATTTCAATTGGGCTGGGAGGCTTCTATTGAGATTTTACCCAAACATATATGTTGACATTAAGTCTTCAGGTATTGGTTTGCATCCTGAGATTTATGCATCTATTGGTGGCTTCTCCTTTGTGGTTTCAATATTCGCAAGCATAATCATATCCTATGTATCGATCATAAGCCTTCTGATAGCCTACATACCCTTCATATTGGCATTCTCAATATTCCTCCCAGTATTGGTCTTCATTATTGCTGGTTTCATACTGCCAAAAGCTTTAAGCATTAATAATGCTGCTGGATACGATCAGGAGGCTCCATACGTTTTTGCATATATGAGTGTTATGGTTACTGGTGGGATATCGCCATACACAGCCTTCGAGCGTTTGGATTCAGCTGAAATCCTATTCAAAAGGTTTTCCAAAGCTGCTAAGAGGTTTAAGCTTATGGTTAGAGCTATGGGTTGGGATCCCCTATCCGCATTTGATGATTTAGCTTCCAGGGTTAAGAGTATGCTGATTAAGGATGTGATATTCGGTTACGTTGCCACTGTTGGTGCTGGTGGAGACGTTGTCGACTACCTTATCAAGAGGTCTAGGGATGTATTCAGCGGATTGGTGGTTAAGATCAAGTCTGCTGGTGAGAAGATGTCAACCCTATTGGAATCATATCTGGCTGCATCCTTCCTACTCATCATGACACTCAACGTGATGTACATGATAACAATATCCATAGCCAGAATATCCATTCCAGGCATAAACGTATACTCACTATTCTTCTTCTCATACCTCTTAATGCCATTCCTATCCATAATGGTCATATACCTATCGGACTTAGTTCAGTATCGTGAACCTGGACTAATATGGGATCCATACATAGTATTCCTATCCATAAGTCTCCCAATATTCATATTCCTATCATACATAGCCTTCATCCCATACTTCTATCCAGTCTCACTACAACCCTTCGCATGGCTATCAGCAAGGGCTGTTTGGGCAATAAACTCTATATTAACATACCTCGGCGTTGAGCTCGTCTATGCACCTGCATTTGCTCTCTCAATTGTGCTATTCATATCCCTACTCCCATCAACACTATACGAAATATTTGTCTTTAGGAAGTATAGCAAGATATCCAGTGGTGTTGTCAAGTTTCTTAGGGATATGGTGGAGGTTAGGAAGACTGGTTTATCCCCTGAGAGGTGCATAACATCACTAGCTGAGAGGGATTACGGATACTTCACAAAGTATCTTAGGGAAGCTGCAAGTAAAATAGCCTTAGGTTTCCCACTTAGGAGGGTTTATGAGGATTTGATGGCTAGGGTTAAGGTTTGGAGGGCAAACGTATTCCTATTCACATTGATAGATGCCATCGAGGTTGGTGGTGGAACCCCTGAAACCATTGAGAATCTCGCATACTTCGCTGAGATGAGTGAAGCTGTGGAGAGGGAGAGGGCTGCATCCATAAGGATCCTGCTCGTCATACCATACCTTGGAGCAGTCATATTGATAAGCTCAATAATGTTCATGGCCGTATACATGTCCACATTTGCAGTTGGAATAGTTGAGTATCATGTGGCTGTGAGAATAATAGTTCCAGCAACAGTTCTAAACGTACTATTCATGGGTTTAATGGCTGGAAAGGTTTCCACTGGAGTTCTGGCTTCAGGGTTTAAGCATGCCCTACTATTATCGCTCTTATCAATGGCTGTAATCCTAACTTCACCTAGGATGGCTATGCTATTCGGAGCTTTTGGGAGGTGA
- a CDS encoding SPFH/Band 7/PHB domain protein, giving the protein MIMLNAMLLNQIVPITLTTLIIILVLLLVLVFIIASAIRIVREYERAVIFRLGRCIGAKGPGIVFLIPFVDRPVIVDLRERYLEVARQTCITKDNAPVDIDFLIYYKVVDPLMSVLQVRNFEGAAVGMATTILRAVVGDIMLDDVLARREEINSILRLKLDEVTERWGIKVSSVEIREILPPKDVQEAMIKQMAAERTKRAMILEAEGKRESAIKVAEGERQSAILRAEGDRQASILRAEGYAQALETIFKAASKLDYRTMALQYLETLKSLGQSPATKFIFPMEFSELIAPIRRFLAEVESSSKSEPSG; this is encoded by the coding sequence ATGATTATGTTGAATGCAATGCTTCTAAATCAAATAGTTCCCATAACATTGACAACCCTAATAATAATACTTGTACTGCTACTGGTTTTGGTCTTCATAATTGCAAGCGCCATTAGAATTGTAAGGGAGTATGAGCGTGCAGTGATATTTAGGCTTGGTAGATGTATTGGGGCTAAGGGTCCAGGGATAGTTTTCCTAATCCCCTTCGTGGATAGACCTGTAATAGTGGATTTAAGGGAGAGATACCTTGAAGTTGCGAGGCAGACATGCATAACTAAGGATAACGCTCCAGTGGATATAGACTTCCTAATATACTATAAAGTTGTCGATCCATTGATGTCAGTATTGCAGGTTAGGAATTTTGAGGGTGCAGCTGTGGGTATGGCTACCACAATACTTAGAGCCGTTGTTGGAGATATAATGTTGGATGATGTCCTAGCAAGGAGGGAGGAGATAAACAGCATTCTACGTTTAAAGCTTGATGAAGTTACTGAGCGTTGGGGGATAAAGGTTAGTAGTGTTGAGATACGTGAAATCCTCCCACCAAAGGATGTTCAGGAGGCTATGATAAAGCAGATGGCTGCTGAGCGTACTAAGAGGGCTATGATACTTGAAGCTGAGGGTAAGAGGGAATCTGCAATAAAAGTTGCTGAAGGTGAAAGGCAATCCGCTATACTTAGAGCTGAGGGTGATAGGCAAGCAAGCATATTGAGGGCTGAGGGGTATGCTCAAGCCCTTGAAACAATATTCAAAGCTGCCAGCAAACTAGATTATAGGACTATGGCCTTACAATATCTTGAAACCCTTAAGAGTTTAGGTCAAAGCCCAGCGACGAAATTCATATTCCCAATGGAGTTCTCAGAGTTAATTGCACCCATAAGGAGATTCCTAGCTGAAGTTGAAAGTTCAAGTAAATCTGAGCCAAGCGGTTGA
- a CDS encoding ABC transporter ATP-binding protein: MRAINMKALEFRGVTKTFKSGAFGKRVTALKDISFQLGEGEDLAVIGPSPSGKTTLLKLIAGIYRPDEGDIIMFGKSIVKDLGWARKNTYYISQQMQLNKKLTVKEEISYFQELFKNPISRECMEMLEIVGLSEKDYGKRIETLSETQITILKVVLGLIKKPKIMLMDNALGEIDQKVIEEFTDILNSIEGLTIIMVDRNINLLNRICEKAMILVDGKLMDIGRVKDILSDYPYKYDVEVAWKHGVDEDEIARLGYPYQKVGGIVRYYLKDKMELREIMEKIVEEMDKIMQAQVSGIDLEDIYYWKIYPKQLNEKNK, translated from the coding sequence TTGAGGGCGATAAATATGAAGGCTCTAGAGTTTAGGGGGGTTACAAAAACCTTCAAGAGTGGAGCTTTCGGTAAGAGGGTTACAGCATTAAAGGATATATCATTCCAATTGGGGGAGGGGGAGGATCTAGCCGTAATTGGGCCAAGCCCATCGGGGAAGACAACACTACTAAAACTCATTGCAGGCATATATAGACCTGATGAGGGGGACATAATAATGTTCGGTAAAAGTATTGTGAAGGACTTAGGTTGGGCTAGGAAGAACACATACTACATTTCACAGCAAATGCAATTGAATAAGAAGCTAACTGTGAAAGAGGAAATATCATACTTCCAAGAACTATTCAAAAACCCAATTAGCAGGGAATGCATGGAAATGCTTGAAATTGTGGGTTTGAGTGAGAAGGATTATGGTAAGAGGATAGAGACATTATCAGAAACCCAGATTACAATACTCAAAGTGGTTTTAGGGTTAATTAAGAAGCCAAAGATAATGCTAATGGATAATGCCCTAGGAGAAATAGATCAAAAGGTAATTGAAGAATTCACAGACATATTAAACTCAATAGAGGGGTTAACGATAATAATGGTGGATAGAAATATAAACCTACTGAATAGGATATGTGAAAAGGCAATGATACTAGTTGATGGGAAGCTAATGGATATTGGGAGGGTGAAAGATATACTTTCAGACTACCCATACAAGTATGATGTGGAAGTAGCTTGGAAGCATGGCGTAGACGAAGATGAAATAGCTAGACTAGGATACCCATACCAGAAGGTTGGAGGAATAGTGAGATACTACTTGAAGGATAAAATGGAATTGAGGGAGATAATGGAGAAAATCGTTGAGGAGATGGATAAAATAATGCAGGCACAGGTATCAGGAATAGATTTGGAAGACATATATTATTGGAAGATATACCCAAAACAATTGAACGAAAAAAATAAGTAA
- a CDS encoding DUF1847 domain-containing protein, translating to MVMDGLESPRCAYCGVFACYSADYNKLPANCPMKVLSEVVEKAKDELLTNDYSRKLAVEASIIEGSGYMKWPRLREIIEYCKRLNVSKVGLAFCIGLRREANYTSQALENAGLKVYSVCCKVGGIDKSIVGVPVEYRLGRGPVEAICNPIGQAYILNSIDTDLNIALGLCVGHDSLFYRYSKAPVVTFIAKDRVTGHNPAAVIYSGYYHRVFGIKAH from the coding sequence ATGGTTATGGATGGATTGGAATCACCTAGATGTGCATACTGTGGAGTATTTGCATGTTACTCTGCAGACTACAATAAGCTTCCAGCAAATTGCCCAATGAAAGTTTTAAGTGAAGTTGTTGAGAAGGCTAAGGATGAGCTTCTAACAAACGATTACTCTAGGAAGCTTGCTGTGGAAGCCTCTATCATTGAAGGTTCAGGGTATATGAAATGGCCTAGACTTAGAGAGATAATTGAATATTGTAAGCGTTTAAATGTTTCAAAGGTTGGTTTAGCCTTCTGCATTGGGTTGAGGAGGGAAGCCAACTATACTTCTCAAGCCCTTGAGAATGCTGGTTTAAAGGTTTACTCTGTATGCTGTAAGGTTGGGGGTATTGATAAATCTATTGTAGGTGTCCCAGTGGAGTATAGGCTTGGGAGGGGTCCTGTGGAGGCGATATGCAATCCTATTGGACAAGCATACATATTGAATTCAATAGATACGGATTTGAATATTGCTTTAGGCCTCTGTGTAGGTCATGACTCATTATTCTATAGGTATTCTAAAGCTCCTGTAGTGACATTTATAGCTAAGGATAGGGTTACTGGGCATAATCCAGCTGCAGTTATCTATAGTGGCTATTATCATAGGGTTTTCGGCATTAAAGCGCACTAA
- a CDS encoding radical SAM protein has translation MKVLRKTQSLCPECLKVLDAEVYVSDDNVVRIRRVCPEHGEFDEVYTFSDPTLYEWAERYAHEPSGVTTPHTKSVRGCPFDCGLCEKHSSATVLAIIDVTNRCNMRCPICFANAASAGYVYGPSLEQIRRMLETLRSIGPAPPPALQLSGGEPTVRDDLFEIVKMAKDMGFRHVEVNTNGIVLANDVDYYKRLLDAGVSTIYLQFDGFNDDLYVKLRGIPMKDIKLKVIENARKIGHESIVLVVTLARGVNDDQVGDIIRFALDNSDVIRCVNFQPISFSGRASKLERESMRINTSDFMKLVEKQTNGLISVYDFRPVPCVVPISRAVGALKGKRYVEFTTSPFCGVATFMVKTDEGWKPITRLADVDKFFNAMDKVYEDASKGSKGKAYLRAAASLRYVKFGLLKDLLVPVLREGSYEALGKFMRRVVMIGCMHFMDVWNFDLQRVNRCVIHYALPDGTVRPFCTYNSIHRSVVEEKYGVPLSEWRPNKA, from the coding sequence ATGAAGGTTTTGAGGAAGACTCAAAGTTTATGTCCGGAGTGCTTGAAGGTTTTGGATGCTGAGGTTTATGTGTCTGATGATAATGTTGTTAGGATTAGGAGGGTTTGCCCTGAACATGGGGAGTTTGATGAAGTTTACACATTCTCAGACCCTACACTTTATGAGTGGGCTGAGAGGTATGCCCATGAGCCCAGTGGCGTCACCACCCCACACACTAAGAGTGTTAGGGGGTGCCCATTTGATTGTGGTTTATGTGAGAAGCATAGTTCGGCTACTGTTCTAGCGATAATTGATGTTACGAATAGGTGTAATATGCGTTGCCCAATATGCTTTGCCAATGCGGCTTCAGCTGGCTATGTATATGGACCTTCCTTGGAGCAAATTAGGAGGATGCTTGAAACTCTTAGATCCATAGGTCCAGCTCCACCACCAGCACTCCAGCTTAGTGGTGGTGAACCCACTGTTAGGGATGACCTATTCGAGATTGTTAAGATGGCTAAGGATATGGGGTTTAGGCATGTTGAGGTTAACACCAATGGTATTGTCTTGGCTAATGATGTCGATTATTATAAGCGCCTATTGGATGCTGGTGTCAGCACAATATATCTTCAGTTTGATGGTTTTAATGATGATTTATATGTTAAGTTGAGGGGTATTCCAATGAAGGATATTAAGCTCAAGGTTATTGAGAATGCTAGGAAGATTGGTCATGAAAGCATAGTTTTGGTGGTTACATTGGCTAGGGGGGTTAATGATGATCAGGTTGGAGATATAATACGATTTGCATTGGATAATAGTGATGTTATCAGGTGTGTTAATTTTCAGCCAATATCCTTTAGTGGTAGGGCTAGTAAGCTTGAACGTGAATCCATGAGGATTAACACTTCAGATTTCATGAAGCTTGTGGAGAAGCAGACCAATGGCTTAATTTCAGTATACGATTTCAGGCCAGTTCCATGTGTGGTTCCAATATCTAGAGCTGTGGGTGCACTTAAGGGGAAGAGGTATGTGGAGTTTACGACAAGCCCATTCTGTGGTGTAGCTACATTCATGGTTAAAACCGATGAGGGTTGGAAGCCCATAACTAGACTTGCAGATGTGGATAAATTCTTTAATGCCATGGATAAGGTGTATGAAGATGCATCTAAGGGTAGTAAAGGTAAAGCATACTTGAGGGCTGCTGCAAGTTTGAGGTATGTGAAGTTTGGATTGCTAAAAGATCTACTCGTACCAGTATTGAGGGAGGGGAGTTATGAAGCTCTTGGAAAATTCATGAGGAGGGTTGTTATGATTGGATGCATGCACTTCATGGATGTATGGAACTTCGATCTACAAAGGGTTAATAGATGCGTAATACATTACGCCCTCCCAGATGGAACTGTAAGGCCATTCTGCACATACAATAGCATTCATAGGAGTGTTGTTGAAGAGAAGTATGGAGTACCATTAAGTGAATGGAGGCCTAACAAGGCTTAA
- a CDS encoding ribbon-helix-helix domain-containing protein, giving the protein MVEMKVLSIRLPEEYVKAMDEIVRMGIYPSRSEFIRAAIREHLKREIDSSSNIRRIVREI; this is encoded by the coding sequence GTGGTTGAAATGAAGGTTCTAAGCATAAGGTTACCGGAGGAATATGTTAAAGCTATGGATGAAATTGTAAGGATGGGGATATATCCAAGTAGAAGTGAATTCATTAGAGCAGCCATAAGAGAACACTTAAAGAGGGAGATAGATTCAAGTAGCAATATAAGGAGAATTGTGAGGGAGATATAG
- a CDS encoding DEAD/DEAH box helicase, whose protein sequence is MKSFQKLNEKLRKVIVEYGYIEPTEPQEEAIPKILDGRNVLIIAPTGSGKTEAALFPVMSKILDEEARGIRAIYITPLRALNRDILRRMQEIALKAGLTMEVRHGDTPETARRRQSIKPPQILITTPETLQAILPGKRMRKHLSKVKHVIIDEIHEFISDKRGAQLSLALERLREICGREYQRIGLSATIGNPWEAAKFLSGEGRDVEIVDSTIGKKIEVKVEAVTDDMKIEGRVDADIPETIIPRIKRIVELVLENGSTLLFTNTRETAEYLATIIRKMNPPFNIGVHHGSLSREERIRVEEEFKNGKIKLLICTSSLELGLDIGLVNYVIQYTSPRQTVNLIQRIGRAKHKLTETSKGTIISSTLDDILESAVLARRGVNGILEPAKIHEKALDVLAHQIVGLIMDNGPMNISDVKRVFIRAYPYRDISENEISEVASFLSSIGVVRYFKEDGTIKARGIRTWKYYYENLSVIPDVRRFKVISTENMRAIGELDEEFVAIHGEEPFILAGRAWRIINVDEDEMKVYVEYMGDEIAAIPAWIGELIPVSMEAAMETADLREKIIGSEDLSEYPLTGEAIEYAKKILGEHLKCGIPIPTSNRVIVEGLGRIIVVHVPLGTNGNRTLAAILSSKITEKMRMNVRRISDSYRVALITTNPINPESIVELIRGLSIDEGIVNALKNTHEYQWKLLHVARRMGVVEKDAKISRIKGLAAYLEDTVAEREALREAIQDYFNIEAVKRFVEEVRAGRVRLEAYRGRMDSDISPLTRQILIQALPQGLIPKGEAPLNIVDIVRERLQNREVILACIHCRKWMGRYKVKYLPEEIVCPKCGAKAIGATHREDILKILEKWHRGLKMSDDEKKSFEEFQKSISLIMSYGKRALIALAARGVGPTTAARILKGYFKTEEEFYLQILEAEKEYLRTRMFWEE, encoded by the coding sequence ATGAAATCCTTCCAAAAACTAAATGAAAAGCTCAGGAAAGTGATTGTGGAATATGGATACATAGAGCCCACAGAACCCCAAGAGGAGGCAATACCAAAAATACTTGATGGAAGGAATGTGCTAATCATAGCACCCACAGGTTCAGGTAAAACTGAAGCAGCACTATTCCCAGTAATGAGTAAGATACTGGATGAAGAAGCTAGGGGGATTAGGGCAATATACATAACACCCCTAAGAGCATTGAATAGGGACATATTGAGGAGGATGCAGGAAATAGCTTTGAAAGCTGGGTTAACCATGGAAGTTAGGCATGGAGATACACCTGAAACTGCTAGGAGGAGGCAATCCATAAAGCCACCACAAATACTGATAACAACACCGGAAACATTACAAGCAATACTGCCGGGGAAGAGGATGCGCAAACACCTATCAAAAGTTAAACATGTGATAATAGATGAGATACATGAATTCATATCAGATAAGAGGGGGGCTCAACTATCCCTAGCACTGGAAAGACTTAGGGAGATATGTGGAAGAGAATATCAGAGGATAGGGTTATCTGCAACCATTGGAAACCCATGGGAAGCAGCTAAATTCCTATCAGGTGAGGGGAGAGATGTGGAGATAGTGGATTCAACCATTGGTAAAAAGATTGAAGTGAAAGTTGAAGCCGTAACCGATGATATGAAGATTGAGGGGAGGGTGGATGCAGATATACCGGAGACCATAATACCTAGAATTAAGAGGATAGTGGAGTTGGTATTGGAAAATGGATCAACACTACTCTTCACAAACACTAGGGAAACAGCTGAATACCTTGCAACAATCATTAGGAAAATGAATCCACCATTCAATATAGGCGTACATCACGGTTCACTATCAAGGGAAGAGAGGATAAGAGTTGAAGAGGAATTCAAGAATGGGAAGATAAAACTCTTGATATGCACATCATCCCTAGAACTTGGATTGGACATTGGACTCGTAAACTACGTAATACAATACACATCACCAAGACAAACAGTAAACCTAATACAGAGAATTGGGAGAGCAAAACACAAATTAACGGAGACTTCAAAGGGAACAATAATATCATCAACCCTAGATGACATACTGGAATCAGCAGTTCTAGCCAGGAGAGGGGTTAATGGAATCCTAGAACCGGCAAAGATCCATGAGAAAGCCTTAGACGTTTTAGCCCACCAAATTGTTGGATTGATAATGGATAATGGACCTATGAATATAAGCGATGTTAAAAGGGTTTTCATAAGAGCATACCCATATAGGGATATAAGTGAAAATGAAATATCTGAAGTTGCATCATTCTTATCAAGCATAGGAGTTGTAAGATACTTCAAAGAAGATGGAACCATTAAGGCTAGGGGGATTAGGACATGGAAATACTACTACGAAAACCTATCAGTAATACCAGATGTAAGGAGGTTTAAAGTCATATCTACGGAGAACATGAGAGCCATAGGGGAACTAGATGAAGAATTCGTTGCAATACATGGGGAAGAACCATTCATACTTGCTGGGAGAGCTTGGAGAATTATAAACGTAGATGAAGATGAAATGAAAGTCTACGTGGAGTATATGGGTGATGAAATTGCAGCAATACCAGCATGGATTGGAGAATTAATACCAGTATCCATGGAAGCAGCCATGGAAACAGCTGATTTGAGGGAGAAGATAATTGGAAGTGAAGATTTAAGCGAATACCCATTAACAGGGGAAGCAATAGAGTATGCTAAGAAAATTTTGGGAGAACACTTGAAATGTGGAATACCAATACCAACATCAAATAGGGTTATAGTGGAAGGGTTGGGGAGGATAATAGTAGTACATGTACCACTTGGAACTAATGGTAATAGAACTCTGGCAGCAATACTCTCATCCAAGATAACTGAGAAGATGAGGATGAATGTGAGGAGGATTTCAGATTCATATAGAGTGGCATTGATAACAACAAACCCAATAAACCCAGAATCAATAGTTGAATTGATTAGAGGCTTAAGTATAGATGAAGGGATTGTCAATGCATTGAAGAATACGCATGAATATCAGTGGAAGCTACTACATGTTGCTAGGAGGATGGGGGTTGTGGAGAAGGATGCAAAGATAAGTAGGATTAAAGGGTTAGCAGCATACTTGGAGGATACAGTTGCAGAAAGAGAGGCGCTTAGAGAAGCCATACAAGACTACTTCAACATAGAGGCAGTTAAGAGGTTTGTGGAAGAAGTTAGAGCTGGAAGGGTTAGGTTGGAAGCGTATAGGGGTAGAATGGATTCTGATATATCGCCATTAACTAGGCAAATACTCATCCAAGCACTTCCACAAGGCTTAATACCGAAGGGTGAAGCCCCACTAAACATAGTGGATATAGTTAGGGAGAGATTACAGAATAGGGAAGTTATACTTGCATGCATACATTGTAGGAAGTGGATGGGTAGATATAAAGTGAAGTACCTACCTGAAGAGATAGTTTGCCCAAAATGTGGAGCAAAAGCCATAGGGGCAACACATAGGGAAGACATATTAAAGATATTGGAGAAGTGGCATAGGGGTTTGAAGATGAGTGATGATGAGAAGAAGAGTTTCGAAGAATTCCAGAAGAGCATAAGCTTAATAATGAGTTATGGTAAGAGGGCGTTAATAGCCTTGGCAGCTAGAGGAGTTGGGCCGACGACAGCTGCAAGGATACTGAAGGGGTACTTTAAGACTGAAGAGGAATTCTACCTACAAATATTGGAAGCTGAGAAGGAGTATCTTAGAACTAGGATGTTCTGGGAGGAGTAG
- a CDS encoding deoxyuridine 5'-triphosphate nucleotidohydrolase: MIITGMKAYKMGIVENLISPELQIQPAGIELTLNSVWRFMGSGTIDFTNKHRIIPNAEQIPFDDEGKVHLERGAYKIVYNEIVKMPKNMIAIGLPRSSLLRCGATIHTALWDPGYIGRSESLLYVYNEHGITLYRNARIIQLIFIELEGEPHKTYEGRYQKENIDLS, from the coding sequence ATGATAATAACTGGTATGAAAGCTTATAAGATGGGAATCGTGGAAAACCTCATATCACCAGAATTGCAAATTCAACCAGCAGGGATAGAGTTAACTTTGAATAGTGTCTGGAGATTTATGGGTTCAGGGACAATAGACTTTACAAATAAGCATAGGATTATCCCAAATGCAGAGCAAATACCATTCGATGATGAAGGGAAAGTACACTTGGAAAGGGGTGCATATAAGATAGTGTACAATGAAATTGTAAAGATGCCGAAAAACATGATAGCCATAGGGTTACCGAGATCATCACTATTGAGATGTGGAGCCACAATACATACAGCATTATGGGATCCAGGATATATTGGTAGAAGTGAAAGCTTATTGTATGTGTATAATGAGCATGGAATAACGCTGTATAGGAATGCAAGGATAATTCAATTGATATTCATAGAATTGGAAGGGGAACCGCATAAAACGTATGAGGGTAGATATCAAAAAGAAAATATTGATTTAAGTTAA
- a CDS encoding FumA C-terminus/TtdB family hydratase beta subunit, with product MGLEYHMKTPLSEGDVRKLKVGDIVYLSGIVVTARDAAHSRALSILNSGGSLPIDLRGLAIYHCGPVVDKKDDKWVVVVAGPTTSTRMDPLEYEFIEKTGVRMIIGKGGMGARTVEACRKFGAVYTIFTGGAAVLAVKGMKRVLDVHWLDLGIPEALWVIEVENFGPLMVTIDSHGNNFYDSINKEVYRRLREEIYPKIGVQG from the coding sequence ATGGGCTTGGAATATCATATGAAAACTCCATTAAGTGAGGGGGATGTTAGGAAGCTTAAGGTTGGAGACATAGTCTATTTAAGTGGAATCGTTGTTACGGCTAGGGATGCAGCTCATAGTAGAGCTTTATCAATATTGAATTCAGGAGGCTCCCTACCAATAGATTTGAGGGGGCTTGCAATATACCATTGTGGTCCAGTGGTCGATAAGAAGGATGATAAATGGGTTGTTGTGGTTGCAGGTCCAACGACAAGTACTAGGATGGATCCATTGGAGTATGAGTTTATTGAGAAGACTGGTGTTAGGATGATAATTGGTAAGGGTGGAATGGGGGCTAGGACTGTTGAAGCTTGCAGGAAGTTTGGTGCAGTCTACACAATATTTACTGGTGGAGCAGCTGTTTTGGCTGTTAAGGGTATGAAGAGGGTTTTGGATGTTCATTGGCTAGATTTAGGTATACCTGAAGCATTATGGGTTATTGAAGTTGAGAATTTCGGTCCACTAATGGTAACCATAGATTCTCATGGAAACAATTTCTACGATTCAATAAACAAGGAGGTTTATAGGAGGCTTAGGGAAGAGATTTACCCGAAGATTGGAGTTCAAGGTTAA